One genomic segment of Vibrio nitrifigilis includes these proteins:
- a CDS encoding AroM family protein, giving the protein MAKLGFVILGQTPRRDIEQAYRHYLPDTEFLFAGGLDGMSHEEIEQLAQPPAQYPLLTILADGSTREICLYQLLPKLNQKAQELRQQGAQVLVLMCAGRFPDLDIDVPVIYPQRLISAVVGSISAKKRIHIISPNQAQLPVALESWRSEGFTVDGASASPLKRDEFSLAVKEVSERSTADCLVLDCMGFSAESVTLAQPLTSVPVICPQRLVARVVAELLNA; this is encoded by the coding sequence ATGGCCAAATTAGGATTTGTTATTCTCGGACAAACACCGAGACGAGATATTGAACAGGCATACCGACATTATTTACCTGATACTGAGTTTTTATTTGCTGGTGGATTGGACGGTATGTCTCATGAAGAGATTGAACAGTTAGCCCAGCCTCCCGCGCAGTACCCGCTACTCACGATATTAGCGGATGGCTCAACTCGAGAAATTTGTCTTTACCAATTATTACCTAAGCTGAATCAAAAGGCACAAGAGCTGCGTCAGCAAGGTGCTCAGGTACTGGTGCTTATGTGCGCAGGGCGATTCCCTGATTTAGATATTGATGTGCCAGTGATCTATCCGCAGCGATTAATCAGTGCGGTGGTGGGCAGTATCAGTGCGAAAAAGCGCATTCATATTATTAGCCCTAACCAAGCGCAGTTACCCGTTGCATTGGAGAGTTGGCGTAGCGAAGGGTTTACCGTTGATGGAGCCAGCGCATCACCATTAAAGAGAGATGAATTCTCTTTGGCTGTAAAAGAGGTGTCGGAGCGCTCTACCGCAGACTGTTTAGTGCTCGATTGTATGGGGTTTTCTGCTGAATCTGTCACTTTAGCTCAGCCGTTAACGTCAGTTCCCGTCATATGCCCACAACGCCTTGTTGCGCGAGTAGTGGCGGAATTACTCAATGCATAA
- a CDS encoding dihydrodipicolinate synthase family protein, whose product MNLHGIFPIVPTPFFEDGQVDYASIERLVERLTAKQVHGIAIMGALGEGPKLTNEERNDIIVAYRKLMPDSMKLVVGTRAVATDPAKIMAQQARDLGADALLLGPHGVQKDKALLEYYQQVAQAAQIPCIIHDYPAVTGITMSVDLIKQMYESSEYLNYIKLEEPPTGMKMRQLQQVVGRDLHVFGALGGNYALEELQLGAVGIMTGFVYAELLVELYNYARAGEWEKAKTLFYDFLPLTRWEFQPGVGISLRKQLLQALGVFTTAKVRHPGMNADEKTMEQMFQIIDFLNKKGYQLDTK is encoded by the coding sequence ATGAACTTGCATGGGATTTTTCCGATTGTACCAACGCCATTTTTTGAAGATGGTCAAGTGGATTACGCCAGTATCGAACGTTTGGTTGAACGATTAACCGCAAAACAGGTGCATGGGATTGCGATTATGGGAGCGCTAGGCGAAGGACCAAAGCTGACCAATGAAGAACGTAATGACATTATTGTGGCATACAGAAAGTTGATGCCAGATTCGATGAAGTTAGTGGTCGGAACCAGAGCCGTCGCAACTGATCCTGCTAAAATCATGGCTCAACAAGCAAGAGATTTAGGCGCAGATGCCTTGCTGTTAGGGCCACATGGTGTGCAAAAAGATAAAGCATTGTTGGAATATTATCAGCAAGTGGCCCAAGCAGCGCAGATCCCCTGCATTATTCATGATTACCCTGCGGTAACAGGAATAACCATGTCTGTGGATCTGATTAAGCAAATGTATGAATCGTCAGAATATTTGAATTACATTAAGCTAGAAGAGCCACCTACAGGAATGAAAATGCGCCAGTTGCAGCAAGTGGTAGGGCGAGATTTGCATGTGTTTGGCGCTTTAGGTGGCAATTACGCGCTTGAAGAATTACAACTCGGTGCTGTTGGGATTATGACAGGGTTTGTTTACGCTGAACTGTTGGTTGAGTTGTACAATTATGCTCGCGCTGGCGAGTGGGAAAAGGCGAAAACGCTATTCTACGACTTTTTACCCCTCACTCGCTGGGAATTTCAGCCAGGAGTCGGCATCTCTTTGCGTAAGCAGTTATTGCAAGCGCTAGGAGTCTTTACAACAGCTAAAGTGCGCCATCCTGGTATGAACGCTGATGAAAAAACCATGGAGCAGATGTTTCAAATCATCGACTTTCTTAATAAAAAAGGGTACCAATTAGATACCAAATAG
- a CDS encoding hydroxyacid dehydrogenase, whose amino-acid sequence MKCVIAEPIHSIGIELLEQAGINVEYPHESTPAALTQSLADADAVIVRNNGLKADMMDAAPKLKIIANHGTGTDNVDVMHAHEKGITVTNTPDANVRAVAEHAFMLMLATARQVAKADTATRTGNWQFKFDEPMLSLYDKTLGIIGWGRTGKILAQMASQGLGMRVFVWSPNASDDQFTQPGVQKIGTLTELLSEVDVVSLHRPLRKDTAHTLNAKTLSIIKPGAIVVNTSRGGLIDENALVEALQSGRLFGAGLDVFEQEPLAPSSVLASLPNVLLTPHVAGSSQEALIATATQCARQVIDALNGRKPEHLLAEGH is encoded by the coding sequence ATGAAGTGTGTGATCGCGGAACCGATCCACTCGATAGGTATCGAGTTATTAGAGCAAGCTGGAATTAACGTCGAATATCCTCATGAATCTACCCCAGCTGCATTGACGCAATCGCTCGCAGATGCTGATGCAGTGATTGTACGTAACAATGGTTTAAAAGCCGATATGATGGATGCGGCTCCTAAGTTAAAAATCATTGCCAATCATGGCACAGGAACGGATAACGTTGATGTTATGCATGCTCATGAGAAGGGCATCACTGTGACTAATACGCCCGATGCCAATGTTCGCGCAGTAGCGGAACATGCCTTTATGTTAATGTTAGCCACGGCAAGACAAGTGGCTAAAGCGGATACGGCGACTCGCACTGGAAACTGGCAGTTTAAATTTGATGAACCTATGTTATCTCTCTACGATAAAACCTTAGGGATTATCGGGTGGGGACGTACGGGAAAAATTTTGGCACAAATGGCTAGCCAAGGGCTTGGTATGCGAGTTTTTGTTTGGTCGCCCAATGCCTCAGATGATCAATTCACACAACCAGGGGTACAGAAAATTGGTACCTTAACCGAGCTATTAAGCGAAGTTGATGTTGTGTCATTACATCGTCCGCTACGTAAAGATACTGCTCACACGCTGAATGCCAAAACGTTGTCGATTATTAAACCCGGCGCCATCGTAGTGAATACATCACGAGGTGGTTTAATTGATGAAAACGCATTGGTTGAGGCACTCCAAAGTGGCCGTTTATTTGGTGCTGGTTTAGATGTTTTTGAACAAGAGCCACTGGCACCATCTTCAGTGTTAGCCAGTTTACCTAATGTACTTCTCACTCCGCATGTTGCAGGGTCTTCCCAAGAAGCCCTAATTGCAACAGCGACTCAGTGTGCTCGTCAGGTGATAGATGCGCTTAATGGCAGAAAACCTGAGCATTTGCTGGCTGAGGGACATTAA
- a CDS encoding urocanate hydratase: protein MTFKDMILEGIPAVLPPKRERDETLSHAPKRKDILTKEEKKLAVKNALRYFDPQHHQTLAPEFYAELEKYGRIYMYRFMPDYEITARSIDEFPHQSKQAAAIMLMLSNNLDNDIAQHPQELITYGGNGSVFSNWAQYRLTMKYLAEMTDEQTLVLYSGHPMGLFPSHANAPRVVVTNGMMIPNYSKPDDWEKFNALGVTQYGQMTAGSFMYIGPQGIVHGTTITVLNAVRMQKNRDTSTLPIFVTSGLGGMSGAQPKAAVIAKTIGVVAEINPKAAYKRHEQGWVDEVHPNLDELIERIRRAVAENQPVSLAYLGNIVDLWERLATEDLAITLGSDQTSLHNPWAGGYYPVGYSFDESNQLMANDPEAFKTAVQASLQRHVSAINRLTAKGMYFFDYGNAFLLESSRAGADILQADGNFKYSSYVQDIMGPMCFDYGFGPFRWVCSSSDPADLAMTDKIAEQVLSEMAAEAPEEIRQQIADNLLWIQQAQQNHLVVGSQARILYADAEGRIKIAQAFNQALKDGKISAPVVLGRDHHDVSGTDSPYRETSNIYDGSKFTADMAIQNVIGDSFRGATWVSIHNGGGVGWGEVTNGGFGMVLDGSEDCERRLKSMLYWDVNNGISRRSWARNEGAVFAIKRAMELEPNLKVTLPQIADDELLNQIINE from the coding sequence ATGACTTTCAAGGACATGATTTTAGAAGGCATTCCAGCAGTTTTGCCACCCAAGCGCGAGCGTGATGAAACGCTCAGCCATGCCCCAAAACGCAAAGATATCTTAACTAAAGAAGAAAAAAAATTGGCGGTTAAAAATGCACTGCGCTATTTCGACCCTCAACATCACCAAACGTTAGCACCAGAATTCTATGCGGAACTAGAAAAATACGGGCGCATTTATATGTACCGTTTTATGCCCGACTATGAAATAACCGCCCGCTCGATTGATGAATTTCCTCATCAGTCTAAACAAGCCGCAGCCATTATGCTGATGCTCAGTAACAACCTCGATAATGACATTGCACAGCATCCTCAAGAATTGATCACCTATGGTGGCAACGGCTCGGTTTTTTCTAACTGGGCCCAATATCGTTTGACCATGAAATATCTTGCAGAGATGACCGATGAACAGACGTTAGTGCTTTATTCTGGGCACCCTATGGGGCTGTTCCCTTCTCACGCTAACGCGCCGCGTGTTGTTGTGACCAATGGCATGATGATCCCTAACTATTCAAAACCTGACGATTGGGAAAAATTCAACGCGCTTGGTGTCACTCAATATGGCCAAATGACCGCGGGTTCCTTTATGTATATTGGCCCACAAGGTATCGTGCATGGCACAACCATTACGGTACTTAACGCGGTACGGATGCAAAAAAATCGTGACACATCAACATTGCCCATTTTTGTCACGTCAGGCCTTGGCGGCATGAGTGGCGCACAACCGAAAGCAGCAGTGATTGCTAAAACAATTGGTGTAGTGGCGGAAATTAACCCGAAAGCGGCCTACAAACGTCACGAGCAGGGTTGGGTCGATGAAGTGCATCCTAACCTTGATGAGTTGATCGAGCGCATTCGTCGCGCAGTTGCAGAAAACCAACCGGTGTCGCTTGCGTATCTTGGCAATATTGTGGATCTGTGGGAGCGTCTTGCGACAGAAGATCTTGCTATCACACTCGGCTCTGATCAAACCTCACTCCATAACCCTTGGGCGGGTGGATACTACCCAGTAGGTTATAGTTTTGACGAATCAAACCAATTAATGGCCAACGATCCTGAAGCATTTAAAACAGCGGTCCAAGCGAGTTTACAACGCCACGTCAGTGCGATTAACCGCTTGACGGCAAAAGGCATGTATTTCTTCGATTACGGTAATGCGTTCTTATTAGAATCAAGCCGTGCTGGCGCAGATATTTTGCAAGCAGACGGTAACTTTAAATACTCATCTTACGTGCAAGATATTATGGGCCCAATGTGCTTTGATTACGGTTTCGGTCCATTCCGCTGGGTGTGCTCATCATCTGATCCTGCCGATTTAGCCATGACCGATAAAATCGCTGAACAAGTGTTATCCGAAATGGCAGCAGAAGCCCCAGAGGAGATTCGTCAGCAAATCGCCGACAACTTACTATGGATTCAACAAGCGCAGCAAAACCATCTTGTGGTGGGTTCACAAGCCCGTATTCTGTATGCTGATGCAGAGGGTCGAATCAAGATTGCCCAAGCGTTTAATCAGGCGTTAAAAGACGGAAAGATTTCTGCTCCTGTCGTATTAGGCCGAGACCATCACGATGTATCTGGGACAGACTCACCATATCGTGAAACGTCTAATATTTACGATGGTTCGAAATTCACCGCCGACATGGCGATTCAAAATGTGATTGGCGATTCTTTCCGCGGCGCAACGTGGGTCAGTATTCATAATGGTGGCGGCGTTGGCTGGGGTGAAGTGACCAACGGTGGATTTGGTATGGTACTGGATGGCTCTGAGGATTGTGAACGACGTTTAAAATCGATGCTTTACTGGGATGTGAATAACGGTATTTCGCGCCGCAGCTGGGCACGTAATGAAGGCGCCGTTTTCGCCATTAAGCGTGCAATGGAACTAGAACCTAATCTTAAAGTCACGTTGCCTCAAATCGCAGATGATGAGTTGCTTAATCAGATTATTAATGAGTAA